The nucleotide sequence TCTTTTTATAGATCTTATACAATAAGCGGAGGTATGACTACTATACATTCGGTTAAGGTGGGAATTGGAACTGCGATAGGTAGTGTACCAATTACTGTTAATCTATATAAAAGCACCGGGGCTTTTCCGGGGTCTTATCCTAATGGTCTTAATAAGGTGGCTTCTGGGACGATTACTTTAACTACTAACGCTAACCCAAGTACAGTAGAAGTAGATTTAACGACTCCTCTTGCTGTTGCTGCTGGTGATATTATAGTGGCTGAAGTTCATAATGTAGAGACTGATGATGGTAACGCATATTATCCGGGAGTTGTTACAACGAGTGAAACTGCACCAGCATATATTATGGCAGCGGAGTGTGGAATTACTGCACCAACAACATTTGCGGCAGTAGTTCCTACAGCAAATGGAAAAATGGTAATAGATTTAATCGAAAAAGATCCTGCCTCTTCAGCAGAATTCTTTACAGAAAACTTTACTATGTATCCAAACCCGGTAACAGATATATTAAACATTCAGTCTAAAAACGGTTTAAATGCAAACGAAATCAAGATTTCAGATATGACCGGTAAAGTGGTTAAAGTACAAAAAGATGCAACTTCTGTAAATGTTTCTAATTTATCAGCAGGTACGTATTTAATTGATATTACTACAAACGAAGGTAAAGCTACTTCTAAGTTTATTAAAAAATAATTTTACTCAATTTTTATAATTTTTAAGAGCTTCAGTTTTACTGAGGCTCTTTTCTTTGAAGAAAAAAAG is from Flavobacterium dauae and encodes:
- a CDS encoding T9SS type A sorting domain-containing protein, which translates into the protein MKKILLSVAFVCAAITGANAQIVLSQTGGTAATDGTITCGNNQAPSISENSFYRSYTISGGMTTIHSVKVGIGTAIGSVPITVNLYKSTGAFPGSYPNGLNKVASGTITLTTNANPSTVEVDLTTPLAVAAGDIIVAEVHNVETDDGNAYYPGVVTTSETAPAYIMAAECGITAPTTFAAVVPTANGKMVIDLIEKDPASSAEFFTENFTMYPNPVTDILNIQSKNGLNANEIKISDMTGKVVKVQKDATSVNVSNLSAGTYLIDITTNEGKATSKFIKK